A single genomic interval of Streptomyces marianii harbors:
- a CDS encoding SCO6880 family protein, translating into MSQPATYGGWQSEKSGFIGRLSGPGFAMVAVASVAALIPFNLGSWRAALVCVPISLLLLLLAFGRVMGLSADEWILLAVRHQIAVARKHNIFLSGAFAPRSAKTGEQPMDLPGVLARQRILEAPDGLGGRLGVAHDPVAGTYTAIARITFPGLALVDTDKQASRVAAWAQFLRSYCTEDSPIVRIAVHQRCLPDDGAALRSWTTRHLAPEAPAAAVTALSELMEGAGPAATTRETYLSVTLSSSRARLAIKGAGGGQVGAAAVLVREVGTMHAALSTASLQVVEWLTPRGVAQAVRTAYEPTAQLELATRNAAAQNPDWTGTPAGVTPELAGPAYAVTNMGTYEHDGAWTVSYQVRNWPQSTVYATFLQPVLRPRQNARRSMSLIYEPMGPRRARQELSKEKAKRSSARYFRTKTGRDESEDERREAEVARRQDAARAAGQGVLRMTAVLAVTVTDRAELETACAEVTADASAAGLELRRMWGTQDVGFATAALPLGQGLPERRMGF; encoded by the coding sequence ATGTCGCAACCCGCCACATACGGCGGCTGGCAGAGCGAGAAGTCGGGCTTCATCGGCCGACTCTCCGGCCCGGGCTTCGCCATGGTCGCCGTCGCGTCCGTGGCCGCGCTCATCCCGTTCAACCTGGGCAGTTGGCGAGCCGCACTCGTCTGCGTACCGATCTCCCTGCTCCTGCTGCTCCTCGCCTTCGGACGAGTGATGGGACTGAGCGCCGACGAATGGATCCTCCTGGCAGTGAGGCATCAGATCGCCGTGGCCCGCAAACACAACATCTTCCTCAGCGGCGCCTTCGCCCCGCGCTCCGCAAAGACCGGAGAACAACCCATGGACCTGCCCGGCGTCCTTGCCCGACAGCGGATCCTCGAGGCCCCGGACGGCCTCGGCGGCCGCCTCGGCGTCGCCCACGACCCCGTGGCCGGCACCTACACCGCCATCGCCCGCATCACCTTCCCCGGCCTGGCCCTGGTCGACACCGACAAGCAGGCCTCCCGCGTCGCCGCCTGGGCCCAGTTCCTGCGCTCCTACTGCACCGAGGACTCGCCGATCGTGCGCATCGCGGTGCACCAGCGCTGCCTGCCCGACGACGGCGCCGCTCTGCGCTCCTGGACAACCCGCCACCTCGCTCCCGAGGCACCCGCCGCAGCAGTCACCGCACTGTCCGAGCTGATGGAGGGCGCCGGGCCGGCGGCCACCACCCGCGAGACCTACCTCTCGGTCACCCTCTCCTCCAGCCGCGCCCGCCTGGCCATCAAGGGCGCAGGCGGCGGACAGGTCGGAGCCGCAGCCGTCCTCGTCCGCGAAGTCGGCACCATGCACGCCGCACTGAGCACCGCGAGCCTCCAGGTCGTCGAATGGCTCACCCCGCGCGGCGTCGCCCAAGCCGTGCGCACGGCGTATGAACCCACCGCACAACTGGAGCTCGCCACCCGCAACGCCGCCGCCCAGAACCCCGACTGGACCGGCACCCCCGCAGGCGTCACACCCGAACTGGCCGGGCCCGCGTACGCCGTGACCAACATGGGCACCTACGAGCATGACGGCGCCTGGACCGTCTCCTACCAGGTGCGCAACTGGCCCCAGTCCACGGTGTACGCCACCTTCCTGCAGCCGGTCCTTCGGCCACGCCAGAACGCCCGCCGTTCCATGAGCCTTATCTACGAGCCGATGGGCCCCCGCCGGGCCCGCCAGGAGCTGTCCAAGGAGAAGGCCAAGCGCAGCAGCGCCCGCTACTTCCGGACCAAGACCGGCCGGGACGAGAGCGAGGACGAGCGACGCGAGGCGGAGGTCGCCCGCCGGCAGGACGCGGCCCGAGCCGCTGGGCAGGGAGTGCTGCGGATGACCGCGGTCCTCGCGGTCACCGTTACCGATCGTGCCGAGCTGGAGACCGCCTGCGCCGAGGTCACTGCCGACGCCTCGGCCGCCGGACTGGAACTTCGCCGCATGTGGGGCACCCAGGACGTCGGCTTCGCCACCGCCGCCCTGCCGCTCGGCCAGGGCCTGCCGGAGCGGAGGATGGGATTCTGA
- a CDS encoding dihydrouridine synthase yields the protein MLLALAVITAGAALRQLDRAHFTRHRPRAADAAQLIALQRARANNWAPSLLLAGQWLQITGWWMLAAHGPLAAAAAALAVAVHFRHLQEISHFAVHGVLARTARVNLLLAEAFAHHPLALGPVRLRRQRHVRDHHPNAAQAGIDPNLDDLHQAGLHPGTSRATFALALVHPLTPRGIRSTALGIANGVQHGGTWHRAAAIGAVLATAYLAGGWVAVVAGVLVPRLLLYPQMAWLSLINEHTWFDPEHRTGTPAWVEAGRCLRLYPRNRVLAALAATTWLPYGDLHHYAHSAHPGLRWNYLSALERHLDRPHFTPDRLLFGPGSVALRHLNALHGLTSPKQEEKAAAT from the coding sequence ATGCTGCTCGCCTTAGCCGTCATCACCGCTGGCGCCGCGCTGCGCCAGCTCGACCGTGCGCACTTCACCCGCCATCGCCCCCGGGCCGCCGACGCCGCCCAGCTCATAGCCCTCCAGCGCGCCCGCGCCAACAACTGGGCTCCGTCACTGCTGCTGGCTGGGCAGTGGCTGCAGATCACCGGGTGGTGGATGCTCGCCGCCCATGGCCCGCTCGCCGCCGCGGCGGCCGCGCTCGCCGTCGCCGTCCACTTCCGCCACCTGCAGGAGATCAGCCACTTCGCCGTCCACGGCGTTCTCGCCCGCACCGCCCGCGTCAACCTGCTGCTCGCCGAGGCCTTCGCGCACCACCCGCTCGCCCTCGGGCCTGTGCGCCTACGCCGCCAGCGGCACGTGCGCGACCACCACCCCAACGCAGCCCAGGCCGGGATCGACCCCAACCTCGACGATCTCCACCAGGCCGGCCTCCACCCCGGGACCAGCCGGGCCACGTTCGCCCTCGCGCTCGTCCACCCGCTCACGCCGCGCGGCATCCGCTCCACCGCCCTCGGCATCGCCAACGGCGTCCAGCACGGCGGGACCTGGCACCGCGCGGCTGCCATCGGCGCCGTGCTCGCTACCGCGTACCTGGCGGGCGGCTGGGTGGCCGTGGTCGCCGGTGTCCTGGTGCCAAGGCTGCTGCTCTACCCGCAGATGGCCTGGCTCAGCCTGATCAACGAGCACACCTGGTTCGACCCCGAGCACCGCACCGGCACCCCCGCCTGGGTCGAAGCCGGCCGCTGCCTGCGCCTGTACCCCCGCAACCGCGTCCTCGCCGCGCTGGCCGCCACGACCTGGCTCCCCTATGGCGACCTCCACCACTACGCCCACTCCGCCCACCCCGGCCTGCGGTGGAACTACCTCTCCGCGCTCGAACGCCACCTTGACCGGCCGCACTTCACACCCGACCGCCTCCTGTTCGGCCCCGGATCAGTCGCCCTCCGCCATCTGAACGCCCTGCACGGACTGACCAGCCCGAAGCAAGAAGAGAAAGCCGCCGCCACATGA
- a CDS encoding zeta toxin family protein, producing MSTPPAPGAGGSPPHRLTPEQIRDLFERDVRPDLTASPQEQPTVLFLGGEMGSGKTTARGLVAQQLGLQDAVLIEGDEYFDFHPDYHGLVREFGEISAAMRLCRPDVEALRELTRQYARENRLNVVIIGPLGLPAYVEPYITAFREADYRVELAYMATHPALCELSVVGRHFDGLRDFGVLEILPDRHIVENVRSGVVEMLHIAEERGLADALHVITRQGVAFSKERDARDGWQPQTPIREAFEARRSQPWDQETKAFYVERRVQLESSPRTEWGDRLARTDQAAAPMLWPLQLDAPGQLRLLTDQELRGRAEWLLRAEQTAPPQSAQNVAQRLAEEGAPQHLVERALTSAREDQERSRQQAVRMRQQHAQAVQEIERRSQLSPAQRQAEDAVRRRLQAALATARAATPPPKSMQPRIEGSRHPGQGTSL from the coding sequence GTGAGCACGCCGCCGGCGCCGGGCGCGGGGGGATCTCCGCCGCACCGGCTGACGCCCGAGCAGATTCGCGATCTTTTTGAGCGGGACGTACGCCCTGATCTGACGGCCTCCCCGCAGGAGCAGCCCACGGTGCTGTTCCTTGGTGGCGAGATGGGTTCGGGCAAGACCACGGCTCGCGGGCTGGTGGCCCAGCAGTTAGGCCTCCAGGATGCGGTGCTCATCGAGGGTGACGAGTACTTTGACTTCCACCCCGACTACCACGGCCTGGTGCGGGAGTTTGGCGAGATCAGCGCAGCGATGAGGCTGTGTCGCCCTGATGTGGAGGCGCTGCGCGAGCTGACCCGGCAGTATGCCCGCGAGAACCGTCTGAATGTGGTGATCATCGGCCCGCTGGGCCTGCCCGCATACGTGGAGCCGTACATCACCGCCTTCCGTGAGGCCGACTACCGGGTGGAGCTTGCGTACATGGCGACCCATCCTGCGCTATGTGAGCTCTCCGTCGTAGGACGTCATTTCGATGGACTGCGGGACTTTGGTGTCCTGGAGATCCTCCCGGACCGTCACATCGTCGAGAACGTGAGATCGGGTGTGGTGGAGATGCTGCACATAGCGGAGGAGAGAGGACTGGCGGATGCCCTGCACGTGATCACCCGTCAGGGCGTTGCGTTCAGCAAGGAGCGGGACGCCAGGGACGGCTGGCAGCCCCAGACACCGATCCGCGAGGCCTTCGAGGCGAGGCGCTCGCAGCCCTGGGACCAGGAGACGAAGGCGTTCTACGTCGAGCGGCGGGTACAGCTGGAGTCCTCGCCACGTACGGAGTGGGGGGACCGGCTGGCGCGTACAGATCAGGCGGCGGCGCCGATGCTGTGGCCACTGCAACTGGACGCTCCGGGGCAACTAAGGCTGTTGACGGATCAGGAGTTGCGAGGGCGGGCGGAGTGGTTGCTGCGCGCGGAGCAGACGGCGCCACCGCAGTCTGCGCAGAACGTCGCCCAGCGCCTGGCCGAGGAAGGAGCCCCCCAGCACCTGGTGGAGCGGGCCCTGACCTCAGCCCGTGAAGATCAGGAACGCTCCCGGCAGCAGGCGGTACGGATGCGTCAGCAGCATGCCCAAGCCGTCCAGGAGATCGAGCGTCGGAGCCAGCTTTCGCCCGCGCAGCGGCAGGCGGAGGACGCGGTGCGTCGACGTCTGCAGGCTGCCTTGGCCACGGCTCGTGCGGCCACGCCACCCCCGAAGAGCATGCAGCCCCGGATCGAAGGGTCGCGCCACCCGGGGCAGGGCACATCTCTGTGA
- a CDS encoding DUF397 domain-containing protein, with protein sequence MTHGLPSAGWYQSSYCDNVNDRCLQVARGVRGVQVRDSKDTDLPSIQIAADDWTAFLDSLSTLFSR encoded by the coding sequence ATGACACACGGTCTGCCAAGCGCTGGCTGGTACCAGAGTTCCTACTGCGACAACGTGAACGACCGCTGCCTTCAGGTCGCACGCGGCGTACGCGGCGTACAGGTACGCGACTCCAAGGACACCGACCTGCCCAGCATTCAGATCGCTGCAGACGACTGGACCGCCTTCCTCGACTCCCTGAGCACACTCTTCAGCCGCTGA
- a CDS encoding DUF6415 family natural product biosynthesis protein — protein sequence MSTHTVLYDPEGLLGTEVPLDREPHTSLVKAVLAWTDAADVPTSDCAQIALQLTGHARAVASDVQRHVDRLAKDCGHRAHAEIVLAEAERRLSTPSEGTVRCVKNRARLVRALYERLDRLSDAIGAASPASP from the coding sequence ATGAGCACCCACACCGTTCTCTACGACCCCGAAGGCCTCCTCGGAACGGAAGTGCCACTCGACCGCGAGCCCCATACGTCACTCGTCAAGGCGGTGCTCGCGTGGACGGACGCGGCCGACGTGCCGACGAGCGATTGCGCGCAGATCGCACTGCAGCTGACCGGCCACGCCCGGGCCGTCGCCTCCGACGTCCAACGCCATGTCGACCGGCTCGCCAAGGACTGCGGCCATCGAGCCCACGCCGAGATCGTCCTCGCTGAGGCGGAACGACGCCTGTCCACACCCTCGGAGGGCACCGTGCGGTGCGTGAAGAACCGTGCCCGCCTGGTGCGCGCCCTGTACGAACGGCTCGACCGACTCAGCGACGCGATCGGCGCCGCCTCTCCAGCCTCCCCCTGA
- a CDS encoding DUF6292 family protein, translated as MTIRADHQPYVQAAVAEIEDTGLTVLGHAVTGRPPAVRTAVVTLEPPDSGPYADEEEELELVWDEAFGWMLRLPADAGTSDWFMGEDLVPAPGRVARWVDMVLSNPGLTPSREDGPQRLPESDDEAFEARLSAYAASA; from the coding sequence ATGACGATCCGCGCCGATCACCAGCCCTACGTTCAAGCCGCGGTCGCGGAGATCGAGGACACCGGCCTGACCGTGCTGGGACACGCCGTGACCGGCCGCCCGCCGGCGGTGCGCACCGCTGTGGTCACGCTGGAGCCGCCGGACAGCGGCCCGTACGCCGACGAGGAAGAAGAACTCGAACTCGTCTGGGACGAAGCCTTCGGCTGGATGCTCCGCCTGCCCGCCGACGCCGGTACGAGCGACTGGTTCATGGGTGAGGACCTGGTGCCCGCGCCCGGCCGGGTAGCGCGCTGGGTCGACATGGTGCTGTCGAACCCGGGTCTGACGCCGAGTCGGGAGGACGGGCCGCAGCGCCTGCCCGAGAGCGACGACGAGGCCTTCGAGGCGCGCCTGTCGGCCTACGCCGCGTCGGCCTGA
- a CDS encoding type VI secretion protein, translating to MRLRTRRRIDGDNLLEAAGLAEATGLRTKTTPAKAAPSARELRRARLLEDPETVMRVAPKKGWLQPYGGRAASLPRVEVVRADTSNAAGAYPFLHGASLPPIGAYIGQNTLTTEAFSAHPSVWVKEGLATNPNVMITGIPGSGKSAHVKALCFRLMAFGHRTLVAGDVKGEYAALCRHLGVDPVRLGPGLPGRLNPLDAGPLGSGLDQVTDPVELRSRLQEIHRRRLTLLKALLELQLKRTLQPQEEEALDVAVREVTGELYGQSRLAVPTLPLVYDKLRDPTDEMARELRVRDGEVQRAREQMASIRSALGAMVTGHLGGLFDEETSIGLDWDAPIQSVDISALQQYGDETVAMVLSCVSSWAQSAIDRPGNRPWIVVRDELWRQMRSGGAAMVKKIDADLRLSRATGTIQVLATHRLSDFESVGAAGSEAVNIAKDLISSCETRIQLAQDTRPLRLTREVIGLTDAECDLIGSWGAGQRGRALWKVGRGGGSHAVQLVLSHTEEKLFETDERMVI from the coding sequence ATGCGCCTGCGCACCCGACGCCGCATCGACGGCGACAACCTGCTCGAAGCAGCAGGCCTCGCCGAGGCCACCGGACTTCGCACCAAAACCACCCCCGCCAAAGCTGCCCCCAGCGCCCGAGAGCTCCGTCGAGCCCGGCTGCTGGAGGACCCCGAGACGGTGATGCGGGTAGCCCCGAAGAAGGGCTGGCTGCAGCCCTACGGCGGCCGGGCCGCATCACTGCCCCGGGTCGAGGTCGTGCGCGCCGACACCTCCAACGCCGCCGGCGCCTACCCATTCCTGCACGGCGCATCGCTGCCCCCGATCGGCGCGTACATCGGGCAGAACACGCTGACCACGGAGGCCTTCTCGGCGCACCCGTCGGTCTGGGTCAAGGAAGGCCTCGCCACCAACCCCAACGTGATGATCACCGGGATCCCCGGGTCTGGGAAGAGTGCGCACGTCAAGGCCCTGTGCTTCCGTCTTATGGCTTTCGGCCACCGCACCCTGGTGGCCGGTGACGTCAAGGGCGAGTACGCCGCGCTCTGCCGCCACCTCGGCGTCGACCCGGTCCGCCTCGGCCCCGGCCTGCCCGGCCGCCTCAACCCACTGGATGCCGGGCCCCTCGGATCTGGCCTCGATCAGGTCACAGACCCCGTCGAACTCAGGTCCCGCCTGCAGGAGATCCACCGCCGACGGCTGACCCTGCTCAAGGCGCTGCTTGAGCTGCAGCTCAAGCGGACCCTGCAGCCCCAGGAGGAAGAAGCTCTCGACGTCGCGGTCCGCGAAGTCACCGGCGAGCTGTACGGGCAGAGCCGACTGGCCGTGCCCACCCTGCCGCTCGTCTACGACAAGCTCCGAGACCCCACCGACGAGATGGCCCGCGAACTGCGTGTGCGCGACGGCGAAGTCCAGCGCGCCCGCGAGCAGATGGCCTCCATCCGCTCCGCCCTCGGCGCCATGGTCACCGGCCATCTCGGCGGCCTGTTCGACGAGGAGACCTCCATCGGCCTGGACTGGGACGCACCCATCCAGTCGGTCGACATCAGCGCCCTGCAGCAGTACGGCGACGAGACCGTCGCCATGGTGCTCAGCTGCGTATCCTCCTGGGCCCAGTCCGCGATCGACCGGCCCGGCAACCGCCCCTGGATCGTCGTCCGCGACGAGCTGTGGCGCCAGATGCGCTCCGGCGGAGCAGCCATGGTGAAGAAGATCGACGCCGACCTGCGCCTGTCCCGGGCCACCGGCACCATCCAGGTCCTGGCCACCCACCGGCTGTCGGACTTCGAGAGCGTCGGCGCGGCCGGGTCCGAGGCGGTCAACATCGCCAAAGACCTCATCTCCTCCTGCGAAACCCGCATCCAGCTCGCCCAGGACACCCGCCCGCTGCGCCTGACCCGCGAGGTCATCGGCCTCACCGACGCTGAATGCGACCTGATCGGCTCCTGGGGCGCCGGCCAGCGCGGCCGCGCGCTGTGGAAGGTAGGCCGCGGCGGTGGCAGCCACGCCGTCCAGCTCGTCCTGTCCCACACCGAGGAGAAGCTCTTCGAGACCGACGAGCGGATGGTGATCTGA
- a CDS encoding GntR family transcriptional regulator: MADGSSERSAPYLRVAAALRGRIADGTLTPGDRLPSRGELGREFGVGENVIRRAQELLIDEGALEGRAGSGTYVRAPIERRTLLRTPRGQGGRSPAPAGFTGTWESDSTAKVAAPPAIAARLALEPGALCVRTVYEFLADRQPALLATSWEPMAITGGTVVVLPEGGPLAGHGVVARMAHLGVTVARVVEKPRPVHVDREQAQMLGIAAGAQATLIERTHYDASGRPVETADILIPADRWDIAYDITLPVADI, translated from the coding sequence ATGGCTGACGGCAGCTCAGAGCGCAGTGCCCCGTACCTGCGGGTGGCGGCAGCACTCCGCGGCCGTATCGCCGACGGCACCCTGACCCCCGGCGACCGACTGCCCTCGCGCGGGGAACTCGGGCGCGAGTTCGGCGTGGGGGAGAACGTCATCCGGCGCGCCCAGGAGCTCCTCATTGATGAGGGCGCCCTGGAGGGCCGGGCCGGCTCAGGCACCTACGTCCGCGCGCCCATCGAACGCCGCACCCTGCTGCGCACCCCCCGGGGCCAGGGCGGCCGCTCCCCGGCTCCGGCGGGCTTCACCGGCACGTGGGAATCCGACAGCACGGCCAAGGTCGCGGCTCCGCCGGCGATCGCGGCCCGCCTGGCGCTAGAGCCGGGCGCGCTATGTGTCCGTACCGTCTACGAGTTCCTGGCCGACCGCCAGCCGGCGCTGTTGGCCACCAGCTGGGAGCCGATGGCCATCACCGGCGGAACCGTGGTCGTGCTGCCCGAAGGTGGTCCGCTCGCCGGGCACGGAGTCGTGGCGCGGATGGCCCACCTCGGGGTCACCGTCGCCCGCGTGGTGGAGAAGCCCCGGCCGGTCCACGTCGACCGCGAGCAGGCCCAGATGCTGGGGATCGCGGCTGGAGCACAGGCCACGCTGATCGAACGCACGCACTACGACGCCAGCGGAAGACCGGTGGAGACCGCCGACATCCTGATCCCGGCCGACCGCTGGGACATCGCTTACGACATCACCCTGCCCGTAGCCGACATCTGA
- a CDS encoding type IV secretory system conjugative DNA transfer family protein, which produces MAGKPGHGPAGGLDDNTLLAAYAAALALAIGSAVLLAGPLAALLSGHGWAQRSASVPETVLGALVHGPESAFHPAPPGWLFYLLTVALVLTFLLLVLKAIAALNFGTRTGGAQWGGAKVERKLAAPQDASRRANRITAGRGMHTKKIVAAQPNISATVFGVPGSSKTTGLVLPNAAEWQGPLVVTTTKAADLDVIYARRRVLGPVWVIAPAGIPGRETNKWSPVEYCTDAKAADRMAAWMAEASASSDDKRAAPWIDQAKSVLKGVLLAANLSGGGINAMRRWLSLGKDAVDHVRSVLQQHGYTEVADDYASPWLRLHEDGIGSIQFSLNVLARVYADEEVRETCAGTDFTVEDLLTKNGTVCLIASEADAERFAPLLTSIIASIIHGAEVAYNATGKPLDPGLGVLVDEAGNMLRYPRLPNILTTGRGMGIIVLTVWHDLSQLRDRLGVQKANTVLSASGLRMLLPGCGDLETLRYFSGLYGRTEIMRTSHGRSRGEFSSNTSPTDTDLAPVHSLQQLKEFTAIAQYSNQAPIKVKMRLTFRDRDLKKLLAAPEPTAGDRAVSLDKAAGIAVERAGRG; this is translated from the coding sequence ATGGCCGGGAAGCCCGGGCACGGGCCCGCCGGAGGACTGGACGACAACACACTGCTCGCCGCGTACGCGGCGGCACTCGCCCTGGCCATCGGATCGGCGGTTCTGCTCGCCGGCCCGCTCGCCGCCCTGCTCTCCGGCCACGGGTGGGCGCAGCGCAGTGCCAGCGTCCCCGAAACCGTCCTCGGCGCCCTGGTCCACGGTCCCGAGAGCGCCTTCCACCCTGCCCCACCCGGCTGGCTGTTCTACCTACTCACAGTGGCTCTGGTGCTCACTTTCCTGCTGCTGGTGCTCAAGGCCATCGCCGCCCTCAACTTCGGCACGCGCACCGGCGGCGCCCAGTGGGGCGGAGCGAAGGTGGAGCGCAAACTCGCCGCACCGCAGGACGCCAGCAGGCGAGCCAACCGCATCACCGCCGGACGCGGGATGCACACCAAGAAGATCGTGGCCGCACAGCCCAACATCTCCGCCACCGTCTTCGGAGTGCCCGGCTCGTCGAAAACCACGGGACTGGTGCTGCCGAACGCCGCCGAATGGCAGGGCCCGCTCGTCGTCACCACCACCAAAGCCGCTGACCTCGACGTCATCTACGCACGCCGCCGCGTCCTCGGCCCGGTCTGGGTGATCGCCCCGGCCGGAATCCCCGGCCGGGAGACGAACAAGTGGTCCCCGGTGGAGTACTGCACCGACGCCAAGGCCGCCGACCGGATGGCCGCGTGGATGGCCGAGGCCTCCGCCTCCAGCGACGACAAGCGCGCCGCCCCCTGGATCGACCAGGCCAAGAGCGTGCTGAAGGGCGTGCTGCTGGCAGCGAACCTCTCCGGCGGCGGCATCAACGCCATGCGCCGCTGGCTCTCCCTCGGCAAGGACGCCGTCGACCACGTCCGCTCCGTACTGCAGCAGCATGGCTACACCGAGGTCGCCGACGACTACGCCTCACCCTGGCTGCGGCTCCACGAGGACGGCATCGGATCGATCCAGTTCAGCCTGAACGTCCTCGCCCGCGTCTACGCCGACGAGGAAGTCCGCGAGACCTGCGCCGGCACCGACTTCACCGTCGAGGACCTGCTGACCAAGAACGGCACCGTGTGCCTGATCGCCTCCGAGGCAGATGCAGAACGGTTCGCGCCGCTGCTCACGTCGATCATCGCCTCGATCATCCACGGCGCCGAGGTCGCCTACAACGCCACCGGCAAGCCCCTCGACCCAGGGCTCGGGGTGCTGGTCGACGAGGCGGGCAACATGCTCCGCTACCCCCGCCTGCCCAACATCCTCACCACCGGCCGCGGCATGGGCATCATCGTGCTGACCGTGTGGCACGACCTCTCCCAGCTGCGCGACCGGCTCGGCGTACAGAAGGCCAACACGGTGCTGTCCGCGAGCGGACTGCGCATGCTGCTACCGGGCTGCGGCGACCTGGAGACGCTGCGCTACTTCTCCGGCCTGTACGGCCGCACGGAGATCATGCGCACCTCGCACGGCCGCTCCCGCGGCGAGTTCTCCTCCAACACCTCCCCCACCGATACCGACCTCGCCCCCGTCCACTCGCTGCAGCAACTCAAGGAGTTCACCGCGATCGCCCAGTACTCCAACCAGGCACCGATCAAGGTCAAGATGCGGCTGACCTTCCGCGACCGCGACCTCAAGAAGTTGCTGGCGGCCCCTGAGCCGACCGCCGGAGACAGGGCGGTAAGCCTGGACAAGGCCGCGGGAATCGCGGTCGAGAGGGCGGGCCGTGGCTGA
- the dapF gene encoding diaminopimelate epimerase, translated as MTARSMHRTEVPFAKGHGAENDFLVLPDPDGRLDLPAAEVVRLCDRRAGIGADGVLRAVRCTATPEASAEEAEWFMDYRNADGSLGAMCGNGLRVMARYLVDTGLTPPGTLTIATRAGTRQVRVPHRSPDFQGEVTVGMGRPRLPGPDGIDVTVAERRWPALHVDMGNPHAVVFVDDLAHAGDLRIAPIVDPAGAYPHGVTVEFVIPCGPAHLALRVYERGVGETRACGTGACAAVAAALSWGRQSAAAHYTVDLPGGRLRIAVLADGAMELTGPAEILARGTVNLGRRAAA; from the coding sequence ATGACCGCCCGATCCATGCACCGCACCGAGGTTCCCTTCGCCAAGGGGCACGGCGCCGAGAACGACTTCCTCGTCCTGCCCGACCCCGACGGGCGTCTCGACCTGCCTGCCGCCGAGGTGGTGCGCCTGTGCGATCGGCGTGCGGGCATCGGCGCCGACGGCGTCCTGCGGGCGGTGCGCTGCACCGCCACCCCGGAAGCCTCCGCGGAGGAGGCCGAGTGGTTCATGGACTACCGCAACGCCGACGGCTCCCTCGGTGCGATGTGCGGCAACGGTCTTCGCGTGATGGCCCGCTATCTCGTTGACACTGGCCTCACCCCGCCCGGCACTCTGACCATCGCAACCCGCGCCGGCACCCGCCAGGTCCGCGTCCCCCACCGCAGCCCCGACTTCCAGGGCGAGGTGACCGTGGGCATGGGCCGTCCCCGACTACCCGGCCCCGATGGCATCGACGTCACCGTCGCCGAGCGCCGGTGGCCAGCTCTGCACGTCGATATGGGTAACCCACACGCTGTCGTCTTCGTCGACGACCTCGCCCATGCCGGAGACCTCCGGATCGCCCCCATCGTGGATCCGGCCGGGGCCTACCCCCACGGCGTCACCGTGGAATTCGTCATCCCCTGCGGACCGGCCCACCTTGCCCTGCGCGTGTACGAACGCGGCGTCGGAGAAACCCGAGCCTGCGGTACCGGAGCCTGCGCCGCGGTCGCCGCCGCCCTGAGCTGGGGCAGGCAATCAGCCGCCGCCCACTACACCGTGGACCTCCCCGGCGGACGACTGCGCATAGCGGTGCTTGCCGACGGCGCGATGGAACTCACCGGACCCGCCGAGATCCTCGCTCGGGGCACCGTTAATCTCGGCCGTCGGGCGGCAGCGTAG